The genomic interval AACTTTGGGTTAAATTTAGTATGAATAAGAATCATATTATATCTATAggctaaaaattaatttgaataagaattcaaatattaatttaattcaatatgatattttaattaatttgaattaattaatatttatttaatttaatttagagatttattttaatattaaattaaatataaaaggtTAATTCCCTTGCAGTTAGCAAGGGAGTTAACGTAAGATTGAGGGGAGTTATCTCCTCTCCCCTCCCATATGTAACACACGAAAGTTTCTATGAGATTCATGGAAGTAGAAGAAAAGTTATTCTGAAAAAAATCTCTCAAGCAATTCCTCTCTCATTTACTCTTTTCCTTACCAAAATCGAAAAGCCCATAACTCCTTCGATTTTTATCCCGGGAAATAGCAAGGAAGATCCGATGGTGCTATCCTTGTTGGAGTTTGTTCGAAAGAAAGCATTGAAGATTctcttcaagggttagttccTGTAATCCCTCTATTCCTCTGtacaacatatttatttatatgtatatttatcCTATAAAATTTTGTATGTTTTCTCTGTTTTCACCATTCCTAAAACTAATTTTGAGAGCATATGTATTTACGTTGAAGAATTCAATTCTTTCAATGTCAACTTTTAATTGGTTCCAAATCTGattatttgtaatttcatcattaatttgagCAATAATGTGACAATTtgtaattaatccaaaatttctcattcaacaaggTGATATCTTTCTAAAGAAGATATAATAGACACTTGAATCagagaaattaaatttcataaagaaagaaaagaaacattGGGAAACATGTTGCCAAACATGttgttattaatgaaatttaaaaaaaaatacctacaataaaatttctaaaaagaagaagaagaagaaagcaaaAAAGTTTGAGAGAGACGGTTAAcaaagttaaaaaagaaaagaaaaagagatgggAGATGAGAGAGATACCAAAtggaaaatgagatgttgaaattatctatttataaataaaaattaaacttcaaatcataatttgattttattttttaaaaaatccttCATTTAATGTGGAATAGAGATTTTTAGAGATagtatgttatttttttaattgaaaaattgtcAATAAGAGATTAGAGGATGAAAtgtgatttgttttttttttttttttcatgaataaGAGATTAGatgataaaatatgattttttttttaaaaaaaaaaaaatctctttatttatagagaagtagagattattaaaaataaaaggtgcttttttaaatatttttcagaaTTAGAGATTAGATAATAAAATGTgatcttttttagtttttttttatttaatgtaaagTAGATATTCAAGGACATAGCCACATAGGGTTGAAGTCCTACAAacttacaaacattttattttagattttatatgaCTTTTTACCCTGATTTTTACATCTTTAATTGGCTTTTAAAGCACAATTCATGTAAATTCTAATAAAGAAAAGTATGTCAAACAATGTATCcgttaaaatataatatgttttttttaataaataaataaccaaacaatattttctttttattggcAATAGAGACAGTTTaaaaactttctttttcttttcaaaattcacTTTTTAATCTCAACCCTCAAGAACATTCTATTAAAAATGTAtcgtttattttttatatatatataatttttatattcacattaTGCTCTATATATTTTCATCTATTTCCATGTTAACCTTAAATTTACATTACTCGTataggtttttaaaattaatttcatagttCAAGTTAGAAAATTATTTGTTGTCACTCGTTTTCATATACTACAACGAGTTTTATTACAATGTTCTCTTTAGTAGTTGATGTACTTGAGACAATTATACAAAGTGGATAGAATTCAGAACAAAAATATGAAGCAAATATTCCAATAGTTTGATCctatcttttaattttgtttttcatatacattttatgaaaaatatctTGGGAATGACAAATGACTTGTCCCATGCCTTATAAAGAAAAGATCAAGATATTTGTTAATGCAATGAATTTAGTCAAAATTTGTAGAGAAAGACTGCAGAAAATAAGAGAGTCTGATTGGGATTCGTTATTGAATATGATTTCTGATTTCTGTCATAGTCATGATATTGAAATCCTTAACATGGATGATCTATTTCTAATTCAAGAATGACAAAGGCGAAAATCTcaaccaattacaaatttacatcATCATTATGTTGCAGTTTTCTATGTCGTCGCTGATATGCAACTTCAagaattgaataatcatttgaCTGAAACAAATACCGAAGCTTCTATGTGTGACATGTCTAAATCTAGATAattcatttgtttctttttatagaaaaaaaagtttagtcaaCTTGCTCAATTTTACCCAAGAGGCTTTTTAGCTATTGAACTCTCTATGCTTGAAGATCCTAGCAAATAAAGACAAAGTCTATTTATTAGTTTACAAATTATCACATTGGTGTTGATTTTACTTGTTGCCACAACTATTGTAGAGAGAACATTTTCTGTTATGCATattatgaaattatgaatttttttttttttaagattcgAACCATAGACCTTATGACTACTAATACTTATTATCAACCATTTGATTCAGTTAATTACGAAGAAATTTCTAGCATTACCTTAATATATACtcctttaattaatattttgcaTGTCGGTAAATATCgtattaatttattgatttaaatatcattttggtctatACTTTGAAGTTTTTCCATTTTAGTCTCAATACTtaaattgtccaattttaatccatgtaatttcaataaatcttaaatttagtcctcaatgttaatttattctttattttgaaaaaactttttgttatcttttatcatttttgctataaattttgaaaacatgttctcatattatatttatttgtatgAAATTATTGCTACTGATTAaccacttttgataaaaattaattttgagggaTAAAATTTAAGGTTCGACGAAAGTATAAGGATTAATATTCGACAATTGAAaatatgaactaaaattgaacaaactttaaAATAGGGATCAAAATGATAGTTTGGCATAATTTACTACATGTTTAAAAGTGATtgtaaaatggttaaaatcacttatgttattttcaaaatcccTTCGAAAAAATGCTTTTAAttatccaaaatcaagtttaatAGTATGAACAATGGGATTAAGTATAAAATCAAACattgaattgattttgaatgattaaagtgtatttcaaattgatttaaaacaTGATAAAAGTGGATGAAAGTTGTAGTTAGGAAATTTTTCACCTTAACTGCTCATATTGACCGTCAAATATGTCATTTGTTCAAAGGAGATTATTCTCACCTTCACCTTAACTACTCATATTGACagtcaaatatgtcatttgTTCAAGCAAAGATTGTTTTCAAcctcaaaaatcaatttaatcattaCTGTAGTTTTGTTATGAGAGTCTTCCATTTGAGGGGAATTAGAGTCCACAACATTAAAATCTATTTTCAAACTAAATGTGATATTTGGACATCTGTGAAACCATTTCATAATTCTATAAACAAAAACTCAACTTATATATGAATGGACTAATAAACCAGCCAACCATATGAACAATCAAGGCTATAAACCCGTCCAATACATATATAATGAATTATCGATCAAAAAGTTTGTAGTTTAAATCTTCCTACTCCTGTAGtacttaaaaaggaaaataaaattttaaaaataatggtcttcctaaacttttttaaaagagaaatttttacagatagaaaaaatatcaaactatttatagaaatagcaatATAATACCGATAGATgctaatagacttctataaacCTCTTTCAACGATAGACTTGTATCggtttttatcactgataatataaatgatagactttcatcagtttctatcattaatagacattaatagacttctattaatttctatcaacagacattaatagacttctattaatttctatcactgataaacttcaGTGATATACTTGTAATTTTTATTGttgatagacgctgataaaCTTCTAccaatgtctatcaatgatagacttatattaattttatactgatagacactgaccTATCTGTGATAAACATGGATAACAATATCTATcacaattataattaaattttactatttagatagatatttttctttatttttttatttttaaaaatcccccttctaaaatgtttattattttcttaaacttgaaaaaaataatcataGTTATTATTATGTTACTTTTCCAGCCTTCAAAGTTTAAAGGCATACACTTTGAATGGATCATATATCCTCGCAGAGTGATCATATATGCTCACATTTAAGCGTTAGAGAGCATCTAGAGCACCAACTTAAACTTTAAGTTGATGTAATGAATTATTCCATTCTATGTTTGGAACAccaaatataataatgatatttacaactatttataacctacaattAAGGATAGTCACTATGCAAAACTCTATTTGCtataatattttactatttactattGTATTTTACTACATTGTTAACTATTTACTACCCAAACaaacattatttatttgcatcCAATCACAGATTATTATAACTTGTACTAAAATAATTTTACCCAaaaacaaactattataactcatgGATCATTACAACCAactaactataataaccaacccCCGACATAGCAAAGGTTTTGGAACAAAATAAAATCATCCCATCAAGATTTAAGACAAATACCAAAGGAAAATCCTGCAGACTCCAAAAATTTTGCCCATCATCACGCATCTTTAACAGAAATGGAGAGTAACAACAGTTGATAAAAATAATTGCAAATAAAATAGTCAAACATAACAATCTTTTCTAGAAACAAAAAACTTCCCATGGGAAATTAGAACCTCACACCTGCGGATATATGAGCGCTTCTTAAATATTGACGAACAATACGACACGAGTGCGATCTACAGCTTGTCCTCAAACTCGGACAATGGAGTCATCTGTTCCTTCAATCCCTTCCTCTTGCGGATATCTGCAACTAGCTGCGCAGCCTGGGTACCAGATTCCAATGGATCTGACGACATCATGTCCCAATGGTCAAACATACACTGTGGGAATGCCTGCCCAGAAGTTGCTGCTCTCAATGTGCTCGAGAACCCAAAGGACTCGATGACAGGGAGATACGCCTTGATGTTGTAGAGTGGGGTACCGGGCCTCTGCATTTCCTCAAAGACGTGCCCACGCTTCTGGTTAAGAACACTGTAGATACCACCAAGAGCTTGCTCGGGAGCCTGAATCTCCACTAGGTACACAGGCTCGAGAAGTCTTGGTTTGGCAGTCAGCTGAGAAGCATAGATCACCCTCCTAGCCGTCGGAATGACTTGACCACCTCCTCTGTGGATGGCATCAGCATGAAGCACCACATCACAAACTTCAAAGCAGATGCCTCTCATGTTTTCTTCGGCCAATTGCACCTTCTTTCGACGCCCATTGGAAACCAGCGACAACAGAATCCTTGATTTCATTCAGGTACTGAACTCCCTTACACATATCAACCACCATATTAGGGCCGGTAGTCTCAGGACCAAAGCACAAATCTTTTTGGCAAGATCTTTGTCCCATCCGAACTCCTCCGACAAGATTTTAGACCTAACTTAggatcatctcgtggtccaatgCGACCATCATCAATAGCCTCTGCCAGCCATCCTCCATGGGTCGTGCTTCCATGTACAGACGATTGTGTTTGTTGGGGGATTTACTCATCACTGTGCGGCATGACTCTCAAGGACAGTTTCACGGAAGGAGAACACAGGGTCAGATTTTATAATCTCAGCTCCACCCATGAAATCCTCTTGCAAATCCTTCAGACAGATCTCAAGATGTAGTTCTCCAGCACCAGCAACAATGTGCTCACCAGACTCTCCATGGTACACACAACCATAGGATCTGACTTCGCCAGAGTTTAAGGCCTTCCACAAGCTTGGGAAGATCAGATGCCACCTTGCACTGAACTGCCACACGCACCACAGGAGATACAGAAAATTTCATGGCTCGAATTGGATGGGCATCAACTTCCTTCTCGTTTGTTAGAGTAGCATTCTTCGTGATAAATTGATCCAACCCGACCATGGCAACAGTGTTACCCAAGGCACATCCTCCACTGTTTCTTGCTTCTTTCCCATCCAAATGACAGTTCTCTGGACACTCTTCACATACAAGTCTTTCTTCTCTCCAGGAACATAGTTTGGGCCATGATTCTAACTTTCAAACCAGTTGAAACTTTCCCAGAGAAGACACGTCCAAAGGCAAAGATCCCTTGTCAGATGCAGGAATCATCTTCGATACATAAAGCATAAGAGGTCCTTCAGGGTCACAATTTCTAATGGCACTTGCGTAAGCATCATCTAGTGGACCCTCGTACAAATTCTCAACACGGTATTTTTGAGCCTTGGCGGGAGATGGAAGATGAAAGATCATCATTTCCAAAAGAGCAGAACTTGCTGGGAGCCATGTTTGCATGACCCGCTTCATCAACGCTTTGCCCATCAGATCCTTCTCATCAGACTTCATGACAACACCAAGCTTCTGCAACATGGGCCATAGCTTATCCTTCTGATCGTTCATGCAAGTTGCAATGATCTGCTTGATAGGTTCGTAGCAGAACTGGACAAACCCACGCTTGCATGTTGCAGACCCAGTGTTCTTGCTGGTCCACTTCTTGGTTGCAGGATCAAAGAAGTTCTCACCCCAAAGTCTCTCCATCATCTTCGCCTCATCTACTCCAAACTTGGAGGCGTACATCTTGGCAAAGTTAGTCAGGGTAAATGCCCAACCGTGCAAACCAGCAGAGAAAGCAACTGTTCCTTTCTCCGGGTACACTTGAACATCACCAAGAAGTGGATCCTCATATGTGGCCATAATCACATTGGCATTCTCTATGACCCTCTGGAATGTTTGATAAGCCTCTTCTCCATCCACTTGAAGTTCAAGGAAGCACCTATCCATCTTGTTAACAGTCAACACAGGTCTAATCCTCTCTCCCAAAGCTTGACGGAGCACGGTCTCTGTTTGGACACAAACACCTTCAATGCAATCCACAACAACAAGGGCACCATCAGTAATACGCAAAGCAGCTGTAACCTCAGATGAGAAGTCAACGTGCCCAGGTGAATCAATAAGATTGATGAGATACTCATTTCCCTGTCTCTCTCCCTTGTAACTTTTCAAGGATTCATCAGACATCTCATAGTAGAGGGAGATTCCAGTAGATTTAATGGTGATACCACGCTCTGCCTCATCTTGGCGAGTGTCTGTCATTCGTACATCACCAGCAACTTCTTGTGCAATGATACCCGCAGCAGCCACAAGAGAGTCTGTAAGTGTCGACTTCCCTGAAatgaaaaacaagaaataaataaatatggagATAAATAAGCTGTAAAGAAGGTatgtaataataattaataattagttttaaaacttTCCTTTTCCCACAATTACGCATTCTTTCAATCAATGGTAATAAATATAGGAATATGCAAAATTCTTTTAAGAATAAAAGAACAGAAGACAAGTCCATTCATCTAAATGTATTGGTTCCATTAGGTTTTTATGCTCCACAAGCATCTttcaacaaacaaaattttgtgcGTAGTTGGACTTCAAAAGTTGATGTGCAGCTTTATACTAGAAATCCAGCAGAAAGATTGTTTTATTGCCATCTCAATATATGTGAAATCCCTCCAAAAAAACATGCTAACCCCCACTTACcaaatatataacaaattaaAGTAAATGAAAGCTAACCATGTCAATCTTCAAGAATAGCCGGTCATCATAAGTAAACTTAAAACTACTTAGCTTACCGTGATCGACGTGAGCAATAACAGACATATTACGAATGTTATGCTTAAAGTCCATGATCCGACGAAGCTCCTCTGCTGTAAACTTCACCTGCAACAcacaatttcaaaaatataaagttgTTCAATTATGAAAGTAAAAAAAGCACTGAACACATCAAATCGTGATGACAAGAGCATACGAACCATCTTGACAAGTCTTCAAAAAACCTGACAATATCCGAGGAATAAGAGGACTATAAACTGCAGAAAAACAAAACTCAACTGTTAAAACGATCAAATAACATCATCtggaaaaaaaatcacaacTTTAACATTGAAGAATATACAATCATTAAAAACGAAAGAAAATCTTAACATAGCCTACTCTCATCGGCTTAGACCACGTTGATTCAACGAATTCATTGATTAACACAGTAATTTAAACTTGTAAAATAACTTTAATAATCCATCGAATACTAGCGATTAGGACATGGATCTTGTAAGCATTCATCGAATACAAACGAGTGAGCAAACAGATCTGGTAAAGCGCAAATACAAATAATCGCGAATGAACCTGAACAGGATACGATTGAGAGACAACAACGTATGAAATTAGTTAAGAGTTAGATCAGAAGAAAGAACCTGAGGAGCGATGAAGGGAGAGGAAAGGAAGGCACTCCCCTTGAGCCTGCAGAGAAGATTAGAGGAGCACAGAGCAGCGAAACAACGTGCGGAAGAGGAGGAATGAGAGAAGGTGGTAAGTGATAAAACGCTTAATATGCGGTATCAAGAGAATGAGGCGATTGCGCTACTAGGGTTTATGTTTGGGCTGGGCCAAGTCAACGATTTTGCCGACATAAATTGTAAAATTAGCCTCTTTTAAATTTGCCTCGTTTTGTAATACCAGCCTCTTCGAACGAGGATGGACTCTTTTCCAAAAACATTTTGTGTAAATTACAAAAACCACCTAAAATAGGGTggtaatttgtaattatatctTCAAACATTCAATTGTAAccattaaactttaaatttatataagtgttaaaaataaacactcaaacttatataattgTAGAGATTCTAACCATTGTATAAGTTCGAGAgctcaattttattatttagggGTCAAATTTCACAATTATTACAAGTTTGAGGGTCTAATTCTAATATTTATAGAAGtttgagagtctagtttttttacaattgaaagtttgaacATATAATTGTAACTACTACTATACTTAAAGGATATTTTTTGCAATTTACCTTATTTTACTTTGGCTAAATTATCCAAAATGTTCCAAAGTTTTTATTATACTagtgttttctaatttttccttcaaatatttttagAGTATAAAAAATTGATGTGATTGttgacttgtaaatctagtgacaagcatgattttagaAATGATTGACAAATTATCTACCATCACAGACTATTAAAGTGAATATAGTTCAACtgacataaaatatatactttCCTAAGTTAGAATGTTGAGATCCTCTATTCCCatattaaaatgaataaaaattatctaaatttGCAGGGGGGAAATCTCTATCAATGGAAAGAAAAACCTATTAACACGTTCTCCagataattttgtttaattttaaattaattaaaagtagATTCAATGTTTCGATTGcataaataatttagaaaaacaattgaatcataatttcaatttctacatttcactaaaatggtTGGAATCATTGAATTTGTATGGATTTTGTTAGAGTGAATATAGCCTCCAATAAGCGGTCATTCAATGCTTTCTCTCGAAAAGTATACCTATCTGGAGACTTTACAACTTGTTTCCAATGTTACTTTGTCTCGAAGACTTTGCAACTTATTCTCAAATGCAAACTTGTCTCGAGTGGATTTTCAGCTTGTTCTCAAAGCTATAGTTATTAGGCTTGGAAGTTGTTTGATTTTCAAAACTTCAAGAGATTTATGTCATTTGGATATTCATAACTTTAATCTTCGAGACTTTAGCGGTTCAAAGCTTCAATCTTCAGTGCTTCAAATATTCAAAGCTTCTACATCAGGAACTCGAAGCTTTCGAACTAGGCCTATATTTATGAGgtagttgcaaatatagtaaGGCCCAAAGTATTTTGTAGATATAGCACAATGCAAAAAAAATTTGCAtatattgtaaattttagattttgtttttgaagtCTATTAGTGGTAGACAATATCTCTAGTAagatctattagtgatagaccttattattgatagaagtctacaAACGATAGGgtatatcactaatagattttgttatatttgcaatttcttaaaatattgttgtacaCTTAAACcccatttagtaaccattttgttttttgtttttgaaaattaagcttatttctttcctatttcttacaataatttgcatcatTTTTAAGTACAGTAGTTGAATTCTTAtccaaaaacaaatacaaaaacaaaattttaaaagctacattttttagttttcaaaatttggcttgatttttttaccattggtaaaaagtgaacaacaaagaaataaatttgaaggtagaagtaatgtttataggcttaactttcaaaaacaaaaacaagaaaccaaatagttatcaaatgtgACTTTAATTACTATATCTATAAGTTCTATACTACCAACTATCCTATATTTACCGGATTTCCATGGGCCTTACATGAGCTTGAACCCAACACATTTGGGATTGACCTGACTCTAATATCTTATTTGGCTCAAAATTCCACAATGGACTTAATTAGGTTGGACTTTGGACccgaaaaaagaaaagaaaagaaaaactttcATTGTGGTGGCATGACAATTTGTGATTagtcaaaatttctcattcaacaatgatATACATAACTTTGGCATATTTAAAtctttaaatacaaaaattaatgcaaattagagaaaattatatcaaataaatagataatagcaaattttcaataatatgAACATTTTTCTCGAGTCCTACTTTCTTACTACCTTGGTGAgaatttttggagaaaaatcaaatttttaatgattttgaATTAGATAGGTGAAAGTAATTCTAAATCATAGGCAATGACTTAGAGTTGATAGCacccaaattttaagagtataaattgatttttttcaaggaaaaaaatatcaaatcaaaatttaaatagaaaatacGATCGCATCAAACCAAAAATTTATTGgataataaattgaatatatattcttaaaaatgTCATAACttctagttttttacacattttCTTATTGTGTTTTCTATCCTATTTGAATTTGAGTTGAGTTAGATAAAACTAATTCTATGAAATTTCTATCTTGTTTGAAAATGCAGGATTCTTTGTCTGAGGTTCTCTGTCTAGACGAATTCTTTATGTTTAGTTAGAATAACTTTCCTTTTTGGAACTATGATATGTCCAAGGTCAAATATTGAAAGAATTTCAGAGGTTTTCCTTGACTTTATCCTTAGACCACGGATTCAAAATGTCTGGAAAAACTCTCTTACAATTTTGCGAGACAGAGACGAAAGTCGACCATAGTGATCCGGGAGTTCCGTGTGGAAGGGCTCTCGTTCAACGGATCAAAGGTTTGTTAGGGCGTGCCCAAAAGGCAACAACAACTGTGTGGTTCCACATCGCTAGCtatttcgttggaaagctcctACTGAGATGAGAAACTCATCGATAAAGCTGCTAGTACCAGGACGCTTGCATCACCACTACAGAAACAAAATttccttagttttttttttcttttatgtgaaaCAAAGCCAAGACTTTTGCGCACGAGCAAAACGGGAGCAACCTAAACCGTGAAAACATTGTAGGAGAGTAATACaagaaatacaaaaacaaaaacaacaattgGGCCCGAGAATGCAATTGCATTATAAGGTCGCAATTGAACAGATTGACTTTGTTCGGATCCTcattttcttccaaaaaaaGGGAAGGAGAAGTATCTTCTTCGGTGGATCCCTCTTGTTCATATCTTTGGGTTATCCCTGGCCCTATTCAATTTGTAATCTTGAATGAGCATCAAGACAGATACCAACTTCTACAGTACGGGCAAGCTGACGACAATCTCTTTTGCTGacccatattttaaaaaatttaccatatctaatttaattgaatgactgaaagaagaagatgaaataagATTCGAGTTTATGGAAATCTTTCAAGAGGGAGATCCGTAGTGAAAACGGAGAAGTTGTGGAAGTAAATTGTGAgaatctctttctttttttataactattgtTGATATCCTAAATACcgagtgtatatatatatatataatcaactaTGGTTAAggaaaaaacaacaatagacAACTAAAAGCTCTGTTAAAATTGTCATCTCGAGTAGAGTTTGTGTGGTTGGATGTTCAATGTCTTCCCTTCTACAACAACTATTGTCAGTGAAGAGTAAAATAGACGAGAGGAAGACAACTATAGGTAACTTAAAACTCAGTTAAAATTGCCAACTCGAGCATAGTTTGTATGGTTGGACCCTTACACTACATATGTTGGAATTCTCACCAATCTATTCTCTTAAAACTAAACTAAAGAACGGATTCAAACTTAAAAATCCAACATTTTGTGTAATACATACAAGTCCTATGGGAAATGATGCCATCTAAGGTACAATGACTAATCCTTGGACAAACTCCACAAGGAATAGAAGCCATGGCCCCTGTTTTGGGCTCCCCTTTGACATCTTTagcat from Benincasa hispida cultivar B227 chromosome 10, ASM972705v1, whole genome shotgun sequence carries:
- the LOC120087818 gene encoding LOW QUALITY PROTEIN: elongation factor 2-like (The sequence of the model RefSeq protein was modified relative to this genomic sequence to represent the inferred CDS: inserted 9 bases in 9 codons; deleted 1 base in 1 codon); this translates as MVKFTAEELRRIMDFKHNIRNMSVIAHVDHGKSTLTDSLVAAAGIIAQEVAGDVRMTDTRQDEAERGITIKSTGISLYYEMSDESLKSYKGERQGNEYLINLIDSPGHVDFSSEVTAALRITDGALVVVDCIEGVCVQTETVLRQALGERIRPVLTVNKMDRCFLELQVDGEEAYQTFQRVIENANVIMATYEDPLLGDVQVYPEKGTVAFSAGLHGWAFTLTNFAKMYASKFGVDEAKMMERLWGENFFDPATKKWTSKNTGSATCKRGFVQFCYEPIKQIIATCMNDQKDKLWPMLQKLGVVMKSDEKDLMGKALMKRVMQTWLPASSALLEMMIFHLPSPAKAQKYRVENLYEGPLDDAYASAIRNCDPEGPLMLYVSKMIPASDKGXFAFGRVFSGKVSTGLKVRIXGPNYVPGEKKDLYVKSVQRTVIWMGKKQETVEDVPXGNTVAMVGLDQFITKNATLTNEKEVDAHPIRAMKFSVSPVVRVAVQCKVASDLPKLVEGLKXLAKSDPMVVCTMXESGEHIVAGAGELHLEICLKDLQEDFMGGAEIIKSDPVFSFRETVLEXSCRTVMSKSPNKHNRLYMEARPMEDGXAEAIDDGRIGPRDDPKXRSKILSEEFGWDKDLAKKIXCFGPETTGPNMVVDMCKGVQYLNEIKDSVVAGFQWASKEGQLAEENMRGICFEVCDVVLHADAIHRGGGQVIPTARRVIYASQLTAKPRLLEPVYLVEIQAPEQALGGIYSVLNQKRGHVFEEMQRPGTPLYNIKAYLPVIESFGFSSTLRAATSGQAFPQCMFDHWDMMSSDPLESGTQAAQLVADIRKRKGLKEQMTPLSEFEDKL